One Lachnospiraceae bacterium C1.1 genomic region harbors:
- the mnmG gene encoding tRNA uridine-5-carboxymethylaminomethyl(34) synthesis enzyme MnmG yields the protein MTIEDFDVAVVGAGHAGCEAALATARLGLKTIVFTVSVNSIALMPCNPNIGGSSKGHLVREIDALGGEMGKNIDKTFIQSKMLNSSKGPAVHSLRAQADKADYSRTMREVLENTDNITIKQAEVNEIIIEDNLVKGVKINTGIEYLTKAVVLCTGVYLKARCLCGEAITYTGPNGLQSATHLSDSLKAAGIELQRYKTGTPARIDARTIDFSKMEPQSGDERVVPFSFSTDPESVQKDQVNCYLTYTNENTHNIIRSNLDRSPIYAGVIEGTGPRYCPSIEDKVVKFADKERHQVFLEPEGLHTNEWYVDGMSSSLPEDVQMQMYRSVPGLEHAHIVRNAYAIEYDCIKAKQLKPSLEFKKISGLFSGGQFNGSSGYEEAAAQGLVAGINAAMYIKKKNPLIIDRSEGYIGVLIDDLVTKDSFEPYRMMTSRAEYRLLLRQDNADIRLRRKGYEVGLISEEQMEYLEYKEKTIKSEIERLKNIKVGAGKAFSDFLISVGSTPLATGASLEELIRRPELNYEKLAPLDKDRPDLSQEIIDQINIEIKYRGYIEREERQVEKFRKLEEKKIPSDIDYNSIKGIRLEAQQKLSDFKPVSVGQAARIQGVSPADIQVLLIYLKSKHI from the coding sequence GACATCTTGTTAGAGAAATTGATGCTTTGGGCGGAGAAATGGGTAAAAATATAGATAAAACCTTTATCCAATCTAAAATGCTTAATTCATCCAAGGGACCTGCAGTTCATTCTTTAAGAGCACAGGCTGATAAGGCTGATTATTCAAGAACTATGAGGGAAGTCCTTGAAAATACTGATAATATCACCATTAAACAGGCAGAAGTTAATGAAATTATAATAGAAGATAATCTTGTTAAAGGTGTAAAGATAAATACCGGTATCGAATATCTTACAAAGGCCGTCGTTCTTTGTACAGGAGTATATCTTAAAGCAAGATGTCTTTGTGGCGAAGCTATTACTTATACCGGACCGAATGGTTTACAAAGTGCTACGCATCTTTCTGATTCCTTAAAAGCAGCAGGAATAGAACTTCAGAGATATAAAACGGGTACGCCAGCAAGAATTGATGCAAGAACTATTGATTTTTCAAAGATGGAACCACAATCAGGAGATGAGAGAGTAGTACCATTTTCGTTCTCTACAGATCCGGAATCTGTTCAAAAAGATCAGGTAAATTGTTATCTTACCTATACTAATGAAAATACTCATAATATAATTAGGTCAAATTTAGACAGATCACCGATCTATGCCGGAGTTATAGAGGGTACAGGTCCGAGATATTGTCCTTCTATAGAAGATAAGGTAGTTAAATTCGCGGATAAAGAAAGACATCAGGTTTTTTTGGAACCTGAGGGATTACATACTAATGAGTGGTATGTTGATGGAATGAGCAGTTCTTTACCTGAAGATGTTCAAATGCAGATGTACAGATCAGTTCCAGGACTGGAACATGCTCATATAGTAAGAAATGCTTATGCAATTGAATATGATTGTATAAAAGCAAAACAGCTTAAGCCTTCTTTAGAGTTTAAGAAAATAAGCGGACTTTTTTCAGGCGGACAGTTTAATGGAAGTTCAGGCTATGAAGAAGCAGCAGCACAGGGACTTGTAGCAGGTATAAATGCTGCAATGTATATAAAAAAGAAAAATCCTTTGATAATCGACAGATCTGAGGGATATATCGGCGTTCTTATAGATGATCTTGTTACTAAAGATAGTTTTGAGCCGTATAGGATGATGACGAGTCGAGCTGAATATAGACTTCTTTTAAGACAGGACAATGCGGATATTAGACTTAGAAGAAAAGGATATGAAGTTGGTCTTATTTCAGAAGAGCAGATGGAATATCTGGAATATAAGGAAAAAACTATCAAATCTGAGATAGAGAGACTTAAAAATATAAAAGTTGGGGCTGGAAAGGCATTTTCGGATTTTCTTATTTCCGTTGGTTCTACTCCATTAGCTACAGGAGCCAGTCTTGAAGAATTAATAAGAAGACCTGAATTGAATTATGAAAAACTGGCTCCATTGGATAAGGATAGACCTGATCTCTCTCAGGAAATTATTGATCAGATCAATATTGAAATAAAGTATCGTGGTTATATCGAGAGAGAAGAGCGACAGGTAGAGAAATTCAGAAAGCTTGAAGAAAAGAAAATTCCTTCTGATATAGATTATAATTCAATCAAAGGTATAAGACTTGAGGCTCAGCAAAAATTATCAGATTTTAAACCTGTTTCAGTAGGTCAGGCTGCAAGAATACAGGGAGTTTCACCAGCAGATATTCAGGTTCTTCTTATATACTTAAAGTCAAAGCATATTTAA